From a region of the Maridesulfovibrio ferrireducens genome:
- a CDS encoding menaquinone biosynthesis protein — MFEEIKVGRISYLNVLPIYYPLESKLIENNFNFFYGPPAQLNKLMAEGLLHISSTSSIEYLRHAEQYELVPDIAIGSCGPVQSVLLISRKPIAEMKGCKILVSSQTHTSAALLEILLTEYIPVNPQYETGNATELLEAGERPEAILAIGDEALNLRHHEDYPYKLDLGEAWREWTGLPFIFGVWLVRKDVADKPEIKEAVRTLIKGKEWGQSNIDRMSEITAEKSILSPDEMKSYFEGLVYNLKEKEIEGLKVFAKYLQKKGQISQVPELNFIKI; from the coding sequence ATGTTTGAAGAAATTAAGGTCGGCAGGATTTCATATTTAAATGTACTGCCAATCTATTACCCACTTGAATCCAAGTTGATTGAAAATAATTTTAATTTTTTCTATGGACCTCCTGCGCAACTTAATAAGCTGATGGCGGAAGGATTGCTTCATATTTCATCAACATCTTCAATTGAGTATTTACGCCACGCTGAACAGTATGAACTTGTTCCCGACATCGCAATAGGAAGTTGCGGGCCAGTACAATCCGTTTTGCTAATCAGCCGCAAGCCCATTGCAGAGATGAAAGGATGTAAAATTCTAGTTAGTTCGCAGACTCATACCTCGGCAGCCCTGCTTGAAATTTTATTGACTGAGTATATTCCTGTAAATCCCCAATATGAAACAGGCAATGCAACAGAACTTCTTGAGGCAGGAGAAAGACCCGAGGCTATCCTTGCAATCGGCGATGAAGCTCTAAACCTTCGCCATCACGAAGACTATCCTTACAAATTGGATCTGGGTGAAGCTTGGCGGGAATGGACCGGACTGCCCTTTATTTTCGGAGTCTGGCTTGTTCGTAAAGATGTGGCTGATAAACCAGAGATAAAAGAGGCCGTCCGCACTTTAATAAAGGGTAAAGAATGGGGACAGTCTAATATTGACCGCATGTCAGAAATTACAGCAGAAAAAAGTATTCTTTCGCCTGATGAAATGAAGTCTTACTTTGAAGGACTTGTCTATAATTTGAAGGAAAAAGAAATTGAAGGTCTTAAAGTTTTCGCAAAATATTTGCAAAAAAAAGGACAAATCTCACAAGTTCCTGAACTTAATTTTATTAAAATATAA
- a CDS encoding selenium metabolism-associated LysR family transcriptional regulator, which yields MDLRRLEAFCKVYELKSFSKAGRELYLSQPTISAHISTLEEELGVQLFDRLGRSIMSTQAGEVLYRNAKDIYELIGKAHSEINLLRDKVVGDLDIGGSTIPSHYLLPGILYDYCKRFPDVRVHMSVGDTSEILQKIRSGDLILGIVGATSDSPNVEFIPIMRDELVIVAPPVLVKNYEGIVDIQQLAELPWVMREGGSGTRKALEQGLAELGTNVRDLNVTVWVESTQAVVQCVKAGLGISVTSRLAAQSLIDSGELVHISDLPLNLERSFYLAHLKGREFFPAVRYFIEHVKSNSFDFK from the coding sequence ATGGACTTACGAAGACTGGAAGCTTTTTGTAAAGTTTACGAATTGAAAAGTTTTTCTAAAGCGGGACGAGAGCTTTATCTTTCGCAGCCTACTATCAGTGCGCATATTTCTACTCTTGAAGAAGAGTTAGGAGTGCAGCTCTTTGACAGACTCGGCAGATCTATTATGTCAACTCAGGCCGGAGAGGTGCTTTATCGAAACGCCAAAGATATTTATGAATTAATCGGGAAAGCTCATTCTGAGATAAATTTACTTCGTGATAAAGTTGTAGGTGATTTAGATATCGGCGGGAGTACGATTCCTTCGCATTATCTTCTGCCTGGAATTTTGTATGATTATTGTAAAAGATTTCCAGATGTACGAGTTCATATGTCGGTTGGCGATACTTCCGAAATTTTACAGAAGATCCGCTCCGGGGATTTGATTCTCGGCATTGTCGGAGCTACCAGCGATTCTCCGAACGTAGAGTTTATTCCTATCATGAGAGATGAGCTGGTAATTGTTGCGCCGCCGGTTCTCGTTAAGAATTATGAAGGTATCGTAGATATCCAGCAATTGGCCGAGTTACCTTGGGTTATGCGCGAAGGTGGATCTGGAACTCGTAAAGCTCTTGAACAGGGTCTTGCTGAGCTAGGTACGAATGTTCGCGACCTGAATGTAACTGTATGGGTTGAGTCCACTCAGGCTGTGGTACAATGTGTTAAAGCGGGACTTGGTATTAGTGTTACATCACGTCTAGCCGCTCAGTCTTTGATAGACTCAGGTGAATTGGTACATATTAGCGATCTTCCACTTAATCTTGAGCGCAGTTTTTATCTCGCTCATCTTAAAGGGAGAGAGTTTTTCCCTGCCGTTCGTTATTTCATTGAGCATGTTAAGAGCAATTCTTTCGACTTCAAATAG
- the rplQ gene encoding 50S ribosomal protein L17 encodes MRHNKSGRKLNRTASHRKAMFRNMVRSLLTYEHIRTTEPKAKELRSFADKLITLALRDDLHSRRLAYKTLENHGLVQRLFDEIGPRFIGGGGGYTRIIKLAEPRKGDCAPMVIIELTKRAEAPVAAATETPAEETQEA; translated from the coding sequence ATGAGGCATAATAAATCCGGAAGAAAGCTCAACAGAACAGCTTCTCATAGAAAAGCCATGTTCCGTAACATGGTCCGCTCTCTGTTGACTTACGAACATATCCGTACCACCGAGCCAAAGGCGAAAGAACTGAGAAGTTTTGCTGACAAGCTGATAACTCTAGCTCTTCGTGATGACCTTCACTCAAGACGTCTTGCTTACAAGACTCTCGAGAACCATGGTCTCGTACAGAGGCTTTTTGATGAAATCGGCCCCCGCTTTATCGGCGGAGGCGGTGGTTACACCCGTATTATCAAGCTCGCTGAACCACGTAAGGGCGATTGCGCTCCTATGGTGATCATCGAACTTACAAAACGTGCTGAAGCTCCTGTAGCTGCGGCGACTGAGACTCCTGCTGAGGAAACTCAGGAAGCATAA
- a CDS encoding DNA-directed RNA polymerase subunit alpha, translating to MLIQDGDKLINTRNWAELVKPEQLVRDSKSNELYGKFICEPLERGFGTTIGNSLRRVLLSSMQGAAVVAVKIEGVQHEFTTIEGVMEDVTEVVLNIKQIRFAMTTDEPQFLTLAVNKQGVVTAADIQENQNVKVLNPEQTIATLSEKMVLDMTFEIRMGKGYVPADMHEGFVNEIGHIQTDSSFSPIRKVAYSVEQARVGQMTNYDKLVLEVFTDGSVTPEDAVAYSAKILKEQLSVFINFDEMGSEQEESKESDLDLNPNLFKSIDELELSVRATNCLKAANIRIVGELVQRTEQAMLKTKNFGRKSLDEIRRVLDSMELKFGMPLEDFDKKHQEWLKRKEKNEA from the coding sequence ATGCTTATTCAAGACGGTGACAAACTCATCAACACACGCAACTGGGCCGAGCTTGTCAAGCCGGAACAGCTCGTGCGCGATTCCAAGTCCAACGAGCTATATGGCAAGTTCATTTGTGAACCCTTGGAGCGTGGATTTGGCACAACCATAGGTAACTCCCTTCGACGGGTACTCCTGTCTTCTATGCAGGGAGCAGCTGTGGTTGCTGTTAAGATCGAAGGCGTCCAGCACGAATTCACCACCATTGAAGGTGTGATGGAAGATGTCACTGAAGTCGTGCTGAACATCAAACAGATTAGATTCGCAATGACTACTGATGAACCCCAGTTCTTAACCCTTGCGGTTAATAAGCAGGGTGTCGTCACCGCAGCTGATATTCAGGAAAACCAGAACGTCAAAGTCCTCAATCCTGAGCAGACTATTGCGACTCTCTCTGAGAAAATGGTACTCGATATGACTTTCGAGATCCGTATGGGTAAGGGATACGTTCCTGCCGATATGCATGAGGGTTTTGTAAACGAAATTGGTCACATTCAGACTGATTCAAGCTTCTCTCCTATCCGTAAGGTTGCTTACAGTGTAGAGCAGGCTCGTGTCGGACAAATGACCAACTACGACAAGCTCGTACTTGAAGTCTTTACCGATGGTTCCGTCACTCCTGAAGATGCTGTCGCTTATAGCGCCAAAATTCTTAAGGAGCAGCTCTCCGTCTTCATCAATTTTGATGAAATGGGCTCTGAACAAGAAGAGTCTAAGGAAAGCGACCTCGACCTGAACCCGAATCTGTTCAAAAGTATCGATGAACTTGAATTGTCCGTTCGTGCGACTAACTGTCTCAAGGCTGCTAACATTCGTATTGTTGGTGAACTTGTACAGCGTACAGAACAGGCCATGCTTAAGACCAAGAACTTTGGACGTAAGTCTCTTGATGAAATCCGTAGAGTTCTTGACAGTATGGAACTTAAGTTCGGGATGCCCTTAGAGGATTTCGACAAAAAGCATCAGGAATGGCTGAAGAGGAAAGAGAAAAATGAGGCATAA
- the rpsD gene encoding 30S ribosomal protein S4: MARYTKAKCRLCRREGEKLFIKGDRCFTDKCSYERRPYAPGIAGRMRKKMSDYAIQLREKQKVRRMYGILEGQFRGYFKRADSMKGVTGANLLIILESRLDNTIYRLGFANSRNQARQLVRHGIFNKNGRRVDIPSMQVKPGDVIEVREESRKIPVILEAQEVIARRGCPEWLQSDGAAFKGEVKAMPTREDIQFPINEQLIVELYSK; this comes from the coding sequence TTGGCTAGATATACAAAAGCAAAATGCAGACTCTGCCGCAGAGAAGGCGAAAAGCTCTTCATCAAAGGCGACCGCTGCTTTACTGATAAGTGTTCATATGAACGTCGTCCCTATGCGCCTGGTATTGCTGGACGCATGAGAAAGAAAATGAGTGACTACGCAATTCAGCTTCGTGAGAAGCAGAAAGTGCGTCGCATGTACGGTATCCTTGAAGGTCAGTTCCGCGGTTATTTTAAGCGCGCTGATTCCATGAAGGGTGTAACCGGTGCGAATCTTCTCATTATTCTTGAAAGTCGCCTTGACAACACTATTTACCGTTTGGGATTTGCCAACTCTCGCAATCAGGCTCGCCAGCTTGTTAGACACGGCATCTTCAATAAAAATGGAAGGCGTGTAGACATTCCTTCCATGCAGGTAAAGCCCGGTGATGTTATTGAAGTTCGCGAAGAATCCCGTAAAATTCCGGTAATTCTCGAAGCTCAAGAAGTTATTGCTCGTCGTGGATGTCCTGAATGGCTCCAGTCCGACGGTGCAGCCTTTAAGGGTGAAGTAAAAGCGATGCCGACTAGGGAAGACATACAGTTCCCTATCAACGAACAGCTGATTGTCGAGCTGTACTCCAAATAA
- the rpsK gene encoding 30S ribosomal protein S11, with the protein MARPRRSGKKKEKKNVPVGLAHVKATFNNTIITFTDLKGNVISWATSGASGFKGSRKSTPFAAQIAAETAARKAQDQGMRTVGIFVKGPGSGREAAMRAIGNIGMKVNFIRDITPIPHNGCRPPKRRRV; encoded by the coding sequence ATGGCTAGACCTCGCCGTTCCGGCAAGAAAAAAGAAAAAAAGAATGTTCCTGTGGGCCTCGCTCACGTTAAAGCAACATTCAATAATACTATAATTACCTTCACTGATTTAAAAGGTAACGTAATCAGTTGGGCTACTTCCGGCGCATCCGGTTTTAAAGGATCTAGAAAATCTACTCCTTTTGCTGCACAGATTGCTGCAGAAACCGCCGCTAGAAAAGCTCAAGACCAGGGTATGCGTACCGTGGGAATCTTTGTAAAAGGCCCCGGTTCCGGTCGTGAGGCTGCTATGCGCGCCATCGGTAACATCGGTATGAAGGTTAACTTCATTCGCGATATCACGCCCATACCGCACAACGGCTGTCGTCCGCCGAAGCGCCGCAGGGTCTAA
- the rpsM gene encoding 30S ribosomal protein S13 — protein MARIAGVDLPKNKRLDIALTYIFGVGRTTALKILDTAGIDWMLKTDDLSGDQVNTIRKELEDNYKVEGDLRRNQVADIKRLMDIGSYRGLRHRRGLPVRGQSSKTNARTRKGPRRSVMSRKKK, from the coding sequence GTGGCTCGTATCGCTGGAGTAGACCTTCCGAAAAATAAGCGTTTGGATATTGCGTTGACTTACATCTTTGGTGTAGGTCGCACTACCGCACTCAAGATTCTTGATACCGCTGGTATCGACTGGATGTTGAAAACTGATGACCTTAGTGGTGATCAAGTCAACACCATTCGTAAAGAACTTGAAGATAACTATAAAGTTGAAGGTGACCTCCGTCGCAATCAAGTTGCTGATATTAAGCGCTTGATGGACATCGGTAGTTACCGTGGACTCCGCCATCGTCGCGGACTGCCCGTACGCGGTCAGAGCTCCAAAACCAACGCAAGGACTCGTAAGGGTCCACGTCGCTCAGTAATGAGTAGGAAGAAGAAGTAA
- the rpmJ gene encoding 50S ribosomal protein L36, whose protein sequence is MKVRPSVKKICPKCKVIRRKGVLRVICENPRHKQRQG, encoded by the coding sequence ATGAAAGTAAGACCATCTGTTAAGAAGATTTGTCCCAAATGCAAAGTAATCAGACGCAAAGGTGTTCTTCGGGTGATATGTGAAAACCCAAGACACAAACAGCGTCAAGGATAG
- the map gene encoding type I methionyl aminopeptidase, which produces MKKYRGIYLKNEKEIGLMREANRLVSTILDMLSEAVRPGISTMALEEIADKACENFGVVPAFKGYHGFPFALCCSVNEEIVHGFPSNERILNEGDIVSIDMGVVYKGFYGDSARTYPVGSVPATTQMLLDVTRESLMKGIEQAHPGNNLYDVSRAIQEYAESFGYGIVRRFVGHGIGRNLHEKPEVPNFVPAGLPGVNLRTGMVIAIEPMVTAGTYEVEVLSDKWTAVTKDRKLSAHFEHTIAITSDGPIILSLS; this is translated from the coding sequence TTGAAGAAGTATAGAGGGATATACCTCAAAAATGAAAAAGAGATTGGCCTCATGCGTGAGGCCAATCGTCTTGTTTCTACAATTCTCGATATGTTAAGCGAAGCAGTTAGGCCAGGTATCAGTACTATGGCACTCGAGGAAATTGCTGATAAAGCTTGTGAAAATTTTGGGGTAGTACCCGCCTTTAAGGGGTATCACGGTTTTCCTTTTGCTTTGTGTTGTTCCGTCAATGAGGAAATTGTTCATGGGTTTCCATCCAACGAGCGAATCCTTAATGAAGGCGATATCGTCAGCATTGATATGGGTGTTGTGTACAAAGGTTTTTACGGAGACTCTGCACGCACTTATCCCGTAGGTTCAGTTCCTGCTACCACTCAGATGTTACTTGACGTGACTCGTGAGTCGCTTATGAAAGGGATTGAACAAGCGCATCCCGGGAATAATCTTTATGATGTTTCCCGTGCGATTCAAGAATATGCAGAGTCATTTGGATATGGAATTGTTCGAAGGTTCGTTGGGCACGGCATTGGCCGTAATTTGCATGAGAAGCCCGAGGTTCCGAATTTTGTTCCTGCCGGATTACCTGGTGTGAATCTCAGAACTGGAATGGTTATAGCCATCGAACCGATGGTTACAGCTGGTACATATGAGGTAGAAGTTCTATCTGATAAGTGGACAGCTGTTACTAAGGACAGGAAGCTGTCCGCCCATTTTGAGCACACAATTGCCATTACATCAGATGGCCCGATTATATTGAGCCTGTCTTAA
- the secY gene encoding preprotein translocase subunit SecY, which yields MATAGVDNLSRLPELKKKILWTFLLLAVYRAGIHIPVPGVDSAALADFFESVSNTLFGLFDMFSGGGLRNLSIFALGIMPYISASIIIQLLNVVSPDLKRLSQEGAQGRKKITQYTRYATVLITIVQGFGIAMGLESMVSPTGAPVVLYAGWTFRLITILTLTAGTVFLMWLGEQMTDRGIGNGISMIIFAGIVAGLPSAIFNTVRLMQAGEITLFLLIFILAFMIAILAFIVFMERGQRRIPIHYAKRMMGRKMMGGQTTHLPLRINTAGVIPPIFASSILLFPTTLASFSNNEWLSKMSAHFTPDSIIYNLIFISLIIFFCYFYTAIIFDPKGIAENIQKQGGFIPGIRPGTKTREYIDRVLARITLWGSLYVAAICVLPMLLISQFNVPFYFGGTALLIVVGVSMDFMGKIESYLISRQYDGLMGKGSKVKGR from the coding sequence GTGGCAACTGCTGGAGTTGACAATCTTTCCCGACTGCCGGAACTGAAGAAAAAAATCCTTTGGACTTTTCTTCTTCTGGCTGTCTACCGGGCCGGGATTCATATCCCGGTTCCCGGTGTAGACAGCGCTGCATTGGCCGACTTTTTTGAGAGTGTTTCTAACACTCTCTTCGGCCTTTTTGACATGTTCTCCGGTGGCGGGTTGCGTAATCTGTCTATATTCGCGTTAGGCATCATGCCCTATATCTCCGCGTCTATTATCATCCAACTTCTTAATGTAGTAAGTCCGGACCTTAAAAGACTTAGTCAGGAAGGGGCTCAGGGACGCAAGAAGATTACCCAGTATACCAGGTACGCCACTGTACTCATTACGATAGTGCAGGGGTTTGGAATAGCCATGGGACTGGAAAGTATGGTCAGTCCTACTGGTGCGCCTGTTGTCCTTTATGCTGGATGGACCTTCCGCTTAATAACCATTCTCACTTTAACAGCTGGAACCGTTTTCTTGATGTGGCTCGGTGAACAAATGACCGACCGCGGTATTGGGAACGGTATTTCAATGATCATTTTTGCTGGTATCGTAGCAGGTCTTCCATCTGCTATTTTTAATACCGTTAGATTGATGCAGGCTGGAGAGATTACTCTCTTTCTGCTTATTTTTATCTTAGCATTCATGATCGCGATTTTAGCTTTTATCGTGTTTATGGAACGAGGGCAGCGTAGAATACCGATTCATTACGCTAAGCGTATGATGGGACGAAAAATGATGGGAGGGCAGACTACACATTTGCCTCTTAGAATTAACACTGCCGGTGTTATTCCTCCTATCTTTGCTTCAAGTATTCTGCTCTTTCCTACCACTTTGGCTAGTTTCTCTAATAACGAGTGGCTGTCAAAGATGTCCGCGCATTTTACGCCGGACTCCATAATTTATAACCTTATATTCATCTCCCTGATCATCTTTTTCTGCTACTTCTATACAGCGATCATCTTTGATCCTAAAGGAATTGCAGAAAATATTCAGAAACAGGGTGGCTTTATTCCTGGTATCCGCCCGGGCACAAAAACTCGCGAGTACATCGACCGAGTTCTTGCAAGGATTACTCTTTGGGGTTCCTTGTATGTTGCCGCGATCTGCGTACTTCCCATGTTGTTAATATCTCAGTTCAATGTTCCTTTCTATTTCGGAGGAACCGCACTGTTGATCGTAGTAGGTGTGTCCATGGATTTCATGGGCAAGATAGAATCTTACTTGATTTCACGTCAATATGACGGACTCATGGGCAAAGGAAGCAAGGTTAAGGGCAGGTAG
- the rplO gene encoding 50S ribosomal protein L15, with the protein MRLHELYPFPEERKNRKRVGRGGGSGMGGTSGKGHKGQNARSGGGVPAWFEGGQMPLARRLPKRGFKNPFREEYVALNIGAILGAFEGKTEITLQDIYDRGLCKKTALVKVLGMGEVSAAITIEAHRFSASATEKITKAGGTATALEG; encoded by the coding sequence ATGAGGCTGCATGAATTATATCCGTTCCCTGAGGAACGCAAAAATCGCAAACGCGTAGGTCGCGGTGGTGGATCTGGAATGGGGGGAACCTCAGGAAAAGGTCATAAAGGTCAGAACGCACGTTCTGGCGGTGGTGTCCCTGCCTGGTTCGAAGGTGGACAGATGCCTCTAGCTCGCCGCTTGCCTAAACGCGGTTTCAAGAATCCTTTCCGTGAGGAATATGTTGCTTTGAATATTGGAGCAATTCTTGGAGCCTTTGAAGGTAAAACTGAAATCACTCTTCAGGATATTTATGATCGTGGTCTTTGCAAAAAGACAGCTCTCGTAAAAGTTCTTGGAATGGGTGAAGTCAGTGCAGCGATAACTATCGAAGCACACCGTTTCAGCGCGTCTGCAACTGAAAAAATCACCAAGGCCGGCGGAACGGCCACAGCTCTGGAAGGATAA
- the rpmD gene encoding 50S ribosomal protein L30 has protein sequence MLKVKLIRSKIGCNPKQRKTLVAMGLRKIRQEKSFEDNLVIRGMINKVSHLVEVTES, from the coding sequence ATGCTTAAAGTTAAACTTATTCGCAGCAAGATCGGTTGCAATCCTAAACAGCGCAAGACTCTTGTGGCTATGGGATTGCGTAAGATCAGGCAAGAGAAAAGCTTTGAAGATAACCTCGTTATTCGAGGCATGATCAATAAAGTTTCGCACCTTGTGGAGGTAACAGAATCATGA
- the rpsE gene encoding 30S ribosomal protein S5, giving the protein MEQNDLGLIEKIVYLNRVAKVVKGGRRFSFSALVVVGDGKGQVGFGLGKANEVPEAIRKASERARKDMISVPLLDGTLPYEVLGRYGAGRVMLKPASKGTGIIAGGPVRAVLEVVGVHDILTKAIGTNNPHNVLRATIAGLASLRSADEVSLLRGKKVVTPRK; this is encoded by the coding sequence ATGGAACAGAATGATCTGGGTCTGATTGAAAAAATCGTTTATCTCAACCGAGTCGCTAAAGTGGTAAAGGGCGGTAGAAGGTTCTCCTTCAGCGCCCTGGTTGTGGTAGGTGACGGTAAAGGTCAAGTCGGTTTTGGACTTGGTAAGGCTAACGAAGTTCCTGAAGCTATTAGAAAAGCTTCAGAAAGAGCACGGAAAGACATGATTTCCGTACCTCTTCTCGACGGAACTCTTCCTTATGAAGTTCTGGGCCGTTATGGTGCCGGACGTGTTATGCTTAAACCCGCTTCAAAGGGTACCGGAATTATTGCCGGTGGTCCTGTCCGTGCGGTGCTTGAAGTTGTAGGCGTTCATGATATCCTTACTAAGGCTATCGGCACCAATAATCCGCATAATGTACTTCGCGCGACTATCGCCGGGCTTGCTTCTCTGCGTAGCGCAGATGAAGTTTCTCTGCTTCGCGGGAAGAAAGTTGTGACTCCCAGAAAGTAG
- the rplR gene encoding 50S ribosomal protein L18 — translation MKMTKEQARRRKKVRIRKKISGTASRPRLVVFRSNKYIYAQLVDDLIGKTVTASSSCALVKGDNAVKLTCKTAEAVGKDIAAKAKELNIDKVVFDRGGYIYHGRVKALADGAREGGLKF, via the coding sequence ATGAAAATGACTAAAGAACAGGCAAGACGTCGTAAAAAAGTACGTATCCGTAAAAAGATTAGTGGTACTGCTTCGCGTCCTCGTCTTGTTGTTTTCCGTTCAAACAAGTACATCTACGCTCAGCTCGTAGATGATCTGATTGGCAAAACCGTGACCGCTTCCTCTTCTTGCGCTCTTGTTAAGGGTGACAATGCTGTGAAGCTCACCTGCAAGACCGCTGAAGCTGTTGGTAAGGATATTGCTGCCAAGGCTAAGGAATTGAATATCGACAAGGTCGTTTTCGACCGCGGCGGATATATCTATCACGGCAGGGTCAAGGCCCTTGCAGACGGCGCTCGTGAGGGTGGCCTGAAATTCTAA
- the rplF gene encoding 50S ribosomal protein L6: MSRIGKKPIDIPSGVEVTVGAEAVSVKGPKGSISTPIHPMVSYKVADGVVEVMRSGETRQECAQHGLHRTLLFNCIEGVSKGYSKTLEVVGVGYKVSVQGKNIILNVGYSHPVQFPLPAGIEAKAEGSKLTVNGIDKQLVGEVAAQVRRVRPPEPYKGKGIKYIDEQIRRKAGKSGKK, translated from the coding sequence ATGTCCAGAATTGGAAAAAAACCTATTGATATACCTTCTGGTGTAGAAGTTACTGTCGGAGCTGAAGCAGTTTCCGTCAAAGGTCCTAAAGGATCGATTTCTACTCCTATACACCCCATGGTCAGCTATAAAGTAGCTGACGGTGTGGTAGAGGTAATGAGGTCTGGCGAAACTCGCCAGGAATGTGCACAACACGGCCTGCATCGCACACTTCTTTTCAATTGTATTGAAGGAGTCTCTAAAGGCTACTCCAAAACATTGGAAGTCGTAGGTGTCGGTTATAAGGTGTCCGTTCAGGGCAAGAACATCATACTTAACGTAGGATATTCTCACCCTGTACAGTTCCCGCTTCCTGCTGGCATAGAAGCCAAAGCAGAAGGTAGCAAGCTTACCGTCAACGGGATTGATAAACAACTCGTTGGTGAAGTTGCCGCACAAGTTCGTCGTGTACGTCCACCTGAGCCTTACAAAGGCAAAGGTATTAAATACATTGATGAACAGATCAGACGTAAAGCCGGTAAGTCCGGTAAAAAATAG
- the rpsH gene encoding 30S ribosomal protein S8, with amino-acid sequence MPVVDPIADMLTRIRNAHGAYHKSVFIPGSKIKTAIAGILKDEGYIVDFTTEDKDITVTLKYVDGKSLISGMKKISTPGRRVFVGVEDIPSVLNGLGICILSTSKGVVDGVKAKDLNVGGELLCEIW; translated from the coding sequence ATGCCTGTTGTCGATCCAATCGCCGATATGCTGACCCGCATTCGTAATGCGCACGGTGCTTACCATAAGTCCGTGTTCATTCCCGGGTCAAAAATTAAAACCGCAATCGCCGGAATCCTTAAGGATGAAGGTTATATCGTTGACTTCACTACTGAAGACAAAGATATTACCGTGACACTTAAGTATGTTGATGGAAAATCGCTTATTAGCGGTATGAAAAAAATCAGCACACCCGGAAGGCGCGTATTTGTAGGCGTTGAAGATATTCCCAGTGTCCTTAATGGACTCGGGATTTGCATACTTTCCACTTCAAAGGGCGTAGTTGACGGAGTCAAGGCGAAAGACTTGAATGTCGGTGGCGAGCTCTTGTGCGAAATCTGGTAG
- a CDS encoding type Z 30S ribosomal protein S14 — translation MARTALKVKARRKPKFKVRGYNRCPICGRPRAFLRKYGVCRICFREKALAGELPGVRKASW, via the coding sequence GTGGCCAGAACAGCGTTAAAAGTTAAGGCTAGACGTAAGCCTAAGTTCAAGGTGCGCGGTTATAATAGATGTCCCATATGCGGACGTCCACGTGCATTCCTGCGGAAATATGGCGTATGCCGTATTTGTTTCAGGGAAAAGGCCCTCGCGGGTGAACTTCCCGGCGTGCGTAAAGCCAGCTGGTAA
- the rplE gene encoding 50S ribosomal protein L5, with translation MTRLEKIYTDKVASVLNKEFGYKSSMEIPCIKAISLNIGLGEASQNAKLIDGAVSELTALAGQKAVVTRAKKSIAAFKLREGMPVGARVTLRRDYMWDFLDKLVSFALPRVRDFRGIPDKGFDGRGNFTLGIKELTIFPEIRLDQIELTKGMNVTIVTSAKTDKEGKMLLELLGMPFKK, from the coding sequence ATGACACGTCTCGAAAAAATATATACGGACAAGGTCGCCTCGGTTCTTAACAAAGAATTCGGGTACAAGAGTTCAATGGAGATTCCTTGCATAAAGGCTATATCTCTTAACATTGGACTCGGCGAAGCAAGCCAGAACGCAAAGCTCATTGACGGTGCTGTATCTGAACTTACTGCTCTTGCAGGTCAGAAAGCAGTTGTCACCAGAGCCAAGAAATCCATTGCAGCATTTAAGCTGCGTGAGGGTATGCCAGTAGGCGCCCGTGTGACCCTTCGCAGGGATTACATGTGGGATTTTCTTGATAAACTCGTTAGTTTTGCGCTCCCGCGCGTACGTGACTTCCGCGGAATTCCTGACAAAGGATTCGACGGACGCGGTAACTTCACTCTGGGAATCAAGGAATTAACCATATTTCCTGAAATTCGGCTTGATCAGATCGAGCTTACCAAAGGGATGAATGTGACTATCGTCACCTCCGCTAAAACTGACAAAGAAGGCAAGATGCTCCTAGAGCTTCTTGGTATGCCCTTCAAGAAATAG